Proteins found in one Hypericibacter terrae genomic segment:
- the rsmI gene encoding 16S rRNA (cytidine(1402)-2'-O)-methyltransferase, giving the protein MAKRAEGGRGRGKATRAVRSGVDEDDETEPSDQVRSSKPEPSAATPGEREKIGGSPAPGLHLVATPIGNLGDITQRALELLRTADLIVCEDTRVTAKLLARYGIATRMLPYHEHNAERMRPELLQRLAEGRAIALVSDAGTPLVSDPGYKLVREAIAAGHEVTALPGASASLTALLLSGLPPDRFFFAGFLPAKSGERRRDLAGLAAIPSTLIFYESANRLAESLADMRAALADRPAAVARELTKLHEEVRRGSLGALADHYAKAGPPKGEIVIVVGPPLAETTAVSEADLDRALKQALAHMSLKDAATAVAAATGRPRREIYARALALAGADRDA; this is encoded by the coding sequence ATGGCCAAGCGGGCAGAGGGCGGGCGAGGGCGAGGGAAGGCGACACGGGCCGTGCGCTCCGGCGTCGATGAGGATGATGAGACCGAGCCTAGCGATCAGGTCCGGTCAAGTAAACCCGAGCCATCCGCGGCGACGCCGGGCGAACGGGAGAAGATCGGCGGATCGCCGGCGCCAGGCCTGCATCTGGTGGCGACGCCGATCGGCAATCTGGGCGACATCACGCAACGCGCCCTCGAGCTGCTGCGGACGGCGGATCTGATCGTCTGCGAGGATACGCGCGTCACCGCGAAGCTCCTCGCGCGCTACGGCATCGCCACGCGGATGCTGCCTTACCATGAGCATAATGCCGAGCGCATGCGGCCCGAGCTGCTGCAGCGCCTGGCCGAGGGCCGGGCCATCGCGCTGGTAAGCGACGCCGGCACGCCGCTGGTGTCCGACCCCGGCTATAAGCTGGTGCGCGAAGCGATCGCGGCGGGCCATGAGGTGACGGCCCTGCCCGGCGCTTCCGCCTCCCTGACGGCACTGCTGCTCTCAGGCTTGCCGCCCGATCGATTCTTCTTCGCCGGTTTCCTGCCCGCCAAGAGCGGCGAACGCCGGCGCGACCTGGCCGGGCTCGCGGCCATTCCTTCCACGTTGATCTTCTATGAAAGCGCCAACCGGCTGGCCGAGTCGCTGGCCGACATGCGCGCCGCCCTGGCCGACCGGCCGGCGGCCGTCGCCCGCGAGCTGACCAAGCTGCATGAGGAGGTCCGGCGCGGCAGCCTCGGGGCCCTCGCCGATCACTATGCGAAGGCGGGGCCGCCCAAGGGCGAGATCGTCATCGTGGTGGGGCCGCCTCTGGCCGAGACAACGGCGGTCTCCGAGGCCGACCTCGACCGCGCGTTGAAGCAGGCGCTGGCGCATATGAGCCTGAAGGATGCGGCAACGGCGGTCGCGGCCGCCACCGGCCGGCCCCGCCGCGAGATCTATGCCCGGGCCCTGGCCCTCGCCGGCGCCGACAGGGACGCGTGA
- a CDS encoding BON domain-containing protein: MLLLLPVLAGCSPIGTAETVGVFVAVQATQERGLGTALSDDLIWTKVQARWLDNDPDMFMRVRLQIQEGRLLLTGVVQRPTARVNAVRLAWEVEGVNEVIDEIQVSEPLDVGQALQDQWIAQDLRNRMLLDSAVRSVNYSVEAVDGILYLMGIAQDKTELQRVIDHARDISYVRRVTSWVRIKGEPPPPLPAQTEPAQGPTGPEPTIPAVKATTTAAS; encoded by the coding sequence ATGCTCCTGCTATTGCCGGTCCTCGCCGGTTGCAGCCCGATCGGCACCGCCGAGACCGTCGGCGTCTTCGTCGCGGTGCAGGCGACGCAGGAGCGGGGCCTCGGAACCGCTCTTTCCGACGATCTCATCTGGACCAAGGTGCAGGCGCGCTGGCTCGACAACGATCCCGACATGTTCATGCGGGTGCGGCTGCAGATCCAGGAGGGACGGCTGCTCCTGACCGGCGTGGTGCAGCGGCCGACCGCCCGCGTGAACGCGGTGCGCCTCGCCTGGGAGGTCGAAGGGGTGAACGAAGTGATCGACGAGATCCAGGTCTCGGAACCCCTCGATGTCGGCCAGGCGCTCCAGGATCAGTGGATTGCCCAGGATCTGCGCAACCGGATGCTGCTGGACAGCGCCGTGCGCTCGGTCAATTACAGCGTCGAGGCCGTCGACGGCATCCTCTATCTCATGGGAATTGCACAGGACAAAACCGAGCTGCAGCGCGTTATTGACCATGCACGCGACATTTCCTATGTCCGGAGGGTGACGAGTTGGGTCCGCATCAAGGGCGAACCGCCCCCGCCTTTGCCCGCCCAGACCGAACCCGCCCAGGGCCCGACCGGGCCCGAGCCCACCATTCCCGCGGTCAAAGCCACCACCACGGCCGCCTCGTAA
- a CDS encoding YraN family protein, which yields MDPQPRERIEKRRAALRRGAGAETLACWWLRLKGYRILGRNLRLGVGEIDILARRGDLLVAIEVKHRPDLLTAGEAIDRRGRERIARALSRWLAQHPRLADLDLRFDAMLMVPGHWPRHLTDAWRPDGRSS from the coding sequence ATGGACCCGCAGCCCCGCGAGCGGATCGAGAAGCGCCGGGCGGCGCTGCGCCGCGGTGCGGGCGCCGAGACGCTCGCCTGCTGGTGGCTGCGGCTCAAGGGCTATCGCATCCTCGGCCGCAATCTGCGGCTGGGGGTGGGCGAGATCGACATCCTCGCGCGGCGCGGCGATCTCCTGGTGGCGATCGAGGTCAAGCATCGTCCCGATCTCCTGACCGCGGGCGAGGCGATCGACCGGCGCGGCCGCGAGCGCATTGCCCGCGCGCTGTCGCGCTGGCTGGCGCAGCATCCGCGTCTCGCCGATCTCGATCTTCGCTTCGATGCGATGCTGATGGTGCCGGGCCATTGGCCCCGTCACCTGACGGACGCCTGGCGTCCGGATGGACGCTCCTCCTGA
- a CDS encoding SirB1 family protein, which translates to MTFSADSPTVSTGLPWPEAMPARDYLTLIGTAAEDQVDLAAAALALASLDRPQASLGDARSHLSGLGPSVAAAFDAVGRDDLRARSFALAAALARQEGYDGDRDHYDDLANANLISVIERRRGLPVALGIVYLHAARLQGWAAVGLDFPGHFVIRLEYEGERAILDPFNGGAVLAVADLRRLLKAAHGPTAELETRHYNPLPDRAVLLRLENNVKRRLIAARALSGAAEHVRRMLLVAPDEVGLWRELGLIEAESGNLKAATAALERFVGMAPESAERQQARKLIQELKSRLH; encoded by the coding sequence ATGACGTTCTCGGCTGATTCACCCACCGTCTCGACCGGCCTGCCCTGGCCGGAGGCGATGCCGGCACGCGACTATCTGACCCTGATCGGGACGGCGGCGGAGGATCAGGTCGACTTGGCCGCGGCGGCGCTGGCGTTGGCTTCCCTCGACCGCCCCCAGGCCTCGCTGGGGGATGCGCGCTCGCATTTGTCGGGCCTCGGCCCGTCGGTCGCGGCGGCCTTCGACGCCGTCGGCCGCGACGATCTGCGGGCCCGCAGCTTTGCGCTGGCGGCGGCCCTGGCCCGGCAGGAAGGATATGACGGCGACCGCGATCACTATGACGATCTCGCCAATGCCAATTTGATCTCGGTGATCGAGCGCCGCCGCGGCCTGCCGGTGGCGCTGGGCATCGTCTATCTCCATGCCGCCCGGCTCCAGGGCTGGGCTGCGGTCGGCCTCGATTTCCCCGGGCATTTCGTGATCCGCCTCGAATATGAGGGCGAGCGTGCCATCCTCGATCCTTTCAATGGCGGTGCGGTGCTGGCCGTCGCCGATCTACGGCGCCTGCTCAAGGCCGCCCACGGTCCCACCGCCGAACTCGAGACGCGCCACTACAATCCGCTACCCGACCGCGCCGTGCTGCTGCGCCTCGAGAACAACGTCAAGCGTCGCCTGATCGCGGCCCGCGCGCTCAGCGGCGCTGCCGAACATGTGCGCCGCATGCTGCTGGTGGCGCCCGACGAGGTCGGCCTCTGGCGGGAGCTGGGCTTGATCGAGGCCGAGAGCGGCAATCTCAAGGCCGCGACCGCGGCGCTGGAACGCTTCGTGGGCATGGCCCCCGAAAGCGCCGAGCGCCAGCAGGCGCGCAAACTGATCCAGGAACTGAAGTCGCGGCTGCACTGA